The sequence CCCGGCACGAGGTCGAGCACCAGATCGACGACGGAATCGAAACCGGCCGCGTCCCCGGCCTTCGAAAGCGTTCCGGTCTCCGGACGCGCCCCGGTCTCCGGACGCACCTCGGCGTCCACCGGCCCGTCCTCGTCAGCCGGTACCCGGTCCTCCGGCACCTCGACGACCACCTCACCGCCGGCGGGCACCGACACCGCGACCGGCCCGAAGACCGGCGGCGGCACGGGGCCCGGGTCCTTGGACGGCACCACGCCCCGCACCGGCAGGCCCTCGGGGACCGCGTCGGCCTCCTCCCCCATCACGGCCCGGGTGCCCGCCGCCGCCCACGCGTCCGTGACGCTGCCGGCACCTCCCGGGCCCACCCATTCCCGTACCGGGACCGTCCCGTACCGCTCCTCCCCGTACTCCGTCTCCTGGCCGTGCTCCGGGTTCCCGGAGCTGTCCGACACCGTGGATCGCATTACCGCCTCCGTCATGTCCGTCGTGTCACGCGAAGAGTCGCCGCCAGGTTTCCGGGCCCGGATAGCCGTCGGCCTCCGCGCCCCGCCAGCCCTGGGCCTTCTGGAAGGCCTCGACATTGCGCCGGTCCGCCTCGGTCCAGCGGGGGTCGGGGCCCGACCGGTAGTACGCGCCGTATCCCTTCTTCACCAACTGTTTTCCGAGCTTGTCGACATGGCTGTTGGACCGACCCGGCCGGAAATACCCCCGTCCGGGGAAGGCCGGGACCGCCTTGGAGCCGCTCTGGCCGCCCGCGGCGGGGATGTCGTGGCCGGTTCCGGTCACCAGCAGCTCCCAGGTGTCGGGGCCGGGGATGCCGTCGGCCTCGGCGCCCTTCCACCCCTGGGCCCGCTGGAAGGCCTGGGTGGCCCTGCGGTCGGCATCGGTCCAGACCGGATCGGGGCCGACCTTGTAGAAGCGCTTGCCGCCCCGGGCGACGAGCATCGTGCCGAGCCGGGTGACATGCGCGTTGTTCGCCCGGGGACCGAACTTCGCCACGCCGGGGAACGGCGTCGCGGTGGTCTCGCTGCCGGACTTCCCCGCGTTCAGGCCCTTGTAGCGGTAGGCCACATAACTGGCGGAGTTGGTCCAGTACGCCATGGGCGTCGTCTGCTTGCGGGTGTGCGGCTTGGTCTGCTCGTACGCCGTGTAACGGGTGTGCGTGGAGTCGGTCCAGCCGCCGAAGATCGTGACGTGGGAGCCCTTCGCGGGGTCGGCCAGGTTGTGGAAGAGCAGGATGTCGCCGGGCTCCAGGTCCGCGCGGGCGATGCGCGTGCCGTACGCGGCGAGGCTGCCGGTCCACTCGTTGCCCGCCAGGTTCCAGGCCATCGAGACATAGCCGGAGCAGTCCTGCCGGTACCCGTCCGACCAGTACTTCGACATGCTGTACGGGACCTGCGCGGTGACCCACTTCTTCGCCCGGTTGATGATGTCGGTGCGGGTCGTCGCGCGCGGCACGGGCGCCGCCTGGGCCGCCTGCGGTCCGGAGGCCCCCGCCCCCCGCAACGGTCCGGGAACCCCCTGGGGGCTGTCCGGCAGCGGGCCGATCCCGGCGGGCAGCCCCGCACCGGGCACCGGGGCGGGGTCGTGCGGGGCTCCGGCGGATTCCCCGGCCGCGCCGCCGAGCACCACCCCGGCCGCGGTGACCAGGACCATCGCGCGCCGGGCGCCGTGGGCGGCCGGGTTCCCCCCGTACCGCCTGGGCAGTCCCCCGGCGGCGGTCCGCCGCTGGTCGGCGCAGCCCGGACAGGGACAGTCGATGGCGGGTACGTACTCCTCGAAATCCGGCACAGTCATGCGATTCCCCTCCGCAGTCGTCAAGATCCTCGGGCGCATCTGCTCGGGCGTCAGTGTGGCAATGGTCGTGACATACCGCAGTTTGACGGATAGAAGGGAAAAAACGACCATCCGACAGGCCGGGAGGGCGGCGAGATGGTCGGGAGCACCGCTCGGGATCGGGTAGAGTTCTCCAGGTCAGCAGGCGCCGCTAGCTCAGTTGGTTAGAGCAGCTGACTCTTAATCAGCGGGTCCGGGGTTCGAGTCCCTGGCGGCGCACGCACAGTCAAGGCCCCCTCGCTTCGCGCGAGGGGGCCTTGATCGTTTCCGGTGCGCGACGCAAGCGCTTCACCGCGTGCGGAGGGTGACCGGTTATCGACGTAACGTCAGGAAACGGGTGGGCGGGCCGGGCGTGTCCCCCTACAGTGGGGCGTGCGGCGGGCCCGGTCGACCGGGATCCGCCGGGCCGACCCCAGACCTCCCGTGTCGGCGCCGGGCCACTCCCGCGGCCCGCGTACCGCGGTCGAGGACCGGCCCGGCCGCCGCCCGGGGACGGGCGGGCGGCCGGGCCGGGTACCGAAGGGTTCAGGCGGCGTCCGCCCGCACCTTCTCCTTGTTCCCCGTGCCCGCGGGCTTCTCCGCCGTGAGGTAGGCGGAGACGATCACGTTCGCGGTGTACGCGTGCGACTCGCGGTCGTACGTGCCGCCGCAGGTGATCAGCCGCAGCTCCGCCCGGCCGTCCTTGCGGGGCCCGTACGCCTTCGCGGCGTCGAACCGGGCGCGGGTGAGGACCTGGACGTCGTCGATGGTGAACTCGGCGACCGTGCCGTCGGTGCGGGTGACGTCGACCTTCGCGCCGGGGCGGGCCGCGCTGAGCCCGTAGAAGACGGCCGGCTTGGTCTCGGTGTCGACATGGCCGACGAACAGGGCCGGGCCCTCGGCGCCGGGCCGGGTGCCGCTGCCGTACCAGCCGACCGTCCGGGGCGTGTCGAAGGACGGCGGCTCGATGGCGCCCTCCGCGTCCAGGCCCCGGGAGACGACCGGGGCGCGGACACCGAGCGAGGGGATCTCGACGCTGCTCGGCGTCACACCCTTGATCGGTGCGTGCGCCGGGGGCAGCGGGACGCCGAGCGGGCGCCCGACCGCGGCGACGTCGCCGGTGGTCGGGGCCGAGCCGATGCCCGAGCCGTCGGTGATGCCGCGGCCCCACAGCCACAGGCCCAGCAGGATCACGGCCCAGGCCACTCCGGTGAGCAGCCTGCCGTGACCCGCCGAGTCCTCCGATGCAGACATGTCAGTCGGCCGCCGGGCGGCGACGGCGCACGCTGCGGTAGGCGACGGCGACGGCCGCGACGGCGGCCAGTCCGAGGCCGATCACCTCGTGGGTGGTGCCGGGGCCGTCCTGGTCCGCGGTCTCGCTCGCGAGCACGGCGGTGCCGCCGCCGCCCGCGTGGACCGGGGCGACGGGCATGGGGCGCTCGCGGTGGACGACGGTGACGGTGGCGGTCGCCTTGGTGTGCTTGTCGTCCTTGCAGATCGCCTCGACGTCGTAGTCACCGGGCTCGGCGTCCGAGCGGATGCTCGCCTCGGCGTAGAGCGTCCGGTCGTTGCCCGCCGAGAAGCGCACCTCGGAGACGAAGGCGTCGGAGTTCCCCTTGGCCTCCTTGGCCTTGCAGCCGGCCAGCTCCAGGTCGACCTCGCGGCCGGGGGCGACGGACGAGGGGGAGACCGACAGGGTGGCGCGGGAGTGTGAGTCCTCGTGGCCGGAGCCGGATTCGGCCA is a genomic window of Streptomyces sp. NBC_00708 containing:
- a CDS encoding peptidoglycan-binding protein, coding for MTVPDFEEYVPAIDCPCPGCADQRRTAAGGLPRRYGGNPAAHGARRAMVLVTAAGVVLGGAAGESAGAPHDPAPVPGAGLPAGIGPLPDSPQGVPGPLRGAGASGPQAAQAAPVPRATTRTDIINRAKKWVTAQVPYSMSKYWSDGYRQDCSGYVSMAWNLAGNEWTGSLAAYGTRIARADLEPGDILLFHNLADPAKGSHVTIFGGWTDSTHTRYTAYEQTKPHTRKQTTPMAYWTNSASYVAYRYKGLNAGKSGSETTATPFPGVAKFGPRANNAHVTRLGTMLVARGGKRFYKVGPDPVWTDADRRATQAFQRAQGWKGAEADGIPGPDTWELLVTGTGHDIPAAGGQSGSKAVPAFPGRGYFRPGRSNSHVDKLGKQLVKKGYGAYYRSGPDPRWTEADRRNVEAFQKAQGWRGAEADGYPGPETWRRLFA
- a CDS encoding class F sortase, which gives rise to MSASEDSAGHGRLLTGVAWAVILLGLWLWGRGITDGSGIGSAPTTGDVAAVGRPLGVPLPPAHAPIKGVTPSSVEIPSLGVRAPVVSRGLDAEGAIEPPSFDTPRTVGWYGSGTRPGAEGPALFVGHVDTETKPAVFYGLSAARPGAKVDVTRTDGTVAEFTIDDVQVLTRARFDAAKAYGPRKDGRAELRLITCGGTYDRESHAYTANVIVSAYLTAEKPAGTGNKEKVRADAA